The following are from one region of the Geoalkalibacter subterraneus genome:
- a CDS encoding CoA-binding protein has protein sequence MSVQEKINRFLEAEAFGVVGASSKPHKYGYKVLRCYQQNDRRAIPVNPVEKEIAGVPCVSDVSQLPPEVKSISVITPPQVTEKVVDKALEAGHIENIWMQPGAESAAAVERAEKAGLNVIADGSCILVVLGYRGH, from the coding sequence ATGAGTGTTCAGGAAAAGATCAATCGTTTTCTCGAAGCTGAGGCTTTTGGTGTTGTGGGCGCTTCATCCAAACCCCATAAGTACGGATACAAAGTCCTGCGCTGCTATCAGCAGAACGACCGGCGGGCGATACCGGTCAATCCGGTCGAGAAGGAGATTGCCGGCGTGCCTTGCGTGAGCGACGTTTCGCAGCTGCCGCCGGAGGTTAAAAGTATTTCCGTCATCACGCCCCCGCAGGTGACGGAGAAAGTTGTCGACAAAGCGCTGGAGGCGGGGCATATCGAGAACATCTGGATGCAGCCCGGCGCTGAGAGTGCCGCTGCGGTGGAACGGGCCGAGAAGGCCGGCCTCAATGTGATCGCTGACGGCAGTTGTATTCTGGTTGTCCTCGGCTATCGCGGGCATTGA
- a CDS encoding N-acetylmuramoyl-L-alanine amidase family protein, which produces MRYVQLILLLFFAVLTSSVAQAVVELAPEGQSPKVIDEVYWQDQTFFVAIEDVLAAVDRSGEWDSVKHVYRFDSPRGSVVIAPGSQFVKVDGSYRPLNRKPRFIDNRLRVPEEFVTRHLPDLIRTPIYYRNLTSREEVEEEEPGTLDRLFAMLLRREASSSNSARLRALALDPGHGGFDTGTIGLDGVQEKEVALATARQLAKITKMRLGVPVYLSRDGDYAVTPAQRLEPALKEEVDALLILHAQASWDVSVDGAALIVRPQEEFEGERIDAERGDSMRLARHIQQSLEAAGIETSGIYQAALPALGRGNLPTVLVELGYLTNTKDHARLVTDAGRETIAQALYDGLQNFIRKTEEKAP; this is translated from the coding sequence ATGCGGTATGTCCAACTGATCCTGTTGCTTTTTTTTGCGGTTTTGACCAGCTCCGTAGCGCAGGCTGTAGTGGAACTGGCGCCTGAAGGGCAGTCGCCCAAGGTCATTGATGAGGTCTACTGGCAGGATCAGACCTTTTTCGTGGCCATCGAGGATGTTCTCGCGGCGGTGGACCGCAGCGGCGAATGGGACAGTGTCAAGCACGTTTACCGTTTCGATAGTCCGCGCGGCAGCGTTGTTATCGCCCCGGGCAGCCAGTTCGTGAAGGTTGATGGAAGCTATCGCCCCCTGAACCGCAAGCCGCGGTTTATCGACAATCGCCTGCGGGTGCCTGAAGAGTTTGTCACCCGTCATCTGCCCGACCTGATCCGCACCCCGATCTACTATCGCAATCTGACCTCGCGCGAGGAGGTTGAAGAGGAGGAGCCTGGGACTCTGGACCGGCTGTTCGCCATGCTGCTGCGCCGGGAGGCGTCTTCCTCCAACTCGGCCAGGCTTCGGGCCCTTGCGCTCGACCCCGGCCATGGCGGCTTTGATACCGGCACCATCGGTCTCGACGGGGTCCAGGAAAAAGAGGTGGCACTCGCGACCGCTCGGCAGTTGGCTAAAATTACCAAAATGCGGCTGGGGGTTCCGGTCTATCTCAGCCGTGATGGCGATTACGCGGTTACGCCTGCTCAGCGGCTGGAGCCTGCTCTGAAAGAGGAGGTCGATGCTCTGCTTATCCTTCATGCCCAAGCCTCCTGGGATGTGTCTGTCGATGGAGCCGCCCTGATCGTGCGACCGCAGGAGGAATTCGAGGGCGAACGCATCGATGCGGAGCGCGGGGACAGCATGCGGCTTGCCCGTCATATACAGCAGAGCCTGGAAGCTGCGGGGATTGAAACAAGCGGCATTTACCAGGCCGCGCTGCCGGCTCTCGGGCGCGGCAACCTCCCTACCGTTCTGGTCGAGCTGGGATATCTCACCAATACAAAGGATCATGCGCGGCTGGTGACGGATGCCGGTCGCGAGACTATCGCTCAGGCGCTTTATGACGGCCTGCAGAATTTTATTCGAAAAACCGAGGAGAAAGCACCCTGA
- the rph gene encoding ribonuclease PH: protein MLNFERSYERTPDQLRPVIFERGFTRYAEGSVLVSFGETRVLCNASVEENVPPFMRGEGRGWVTAEYSMLPRATQTRSPREAARGKIGGRTHEIQRLIGRSLRAVVDLEGLGERTIKIDCDVLQADGGTRTASITGAYVALHDALSGLLEKGLIERMPIIESVAAVSVGVVVGVPLLDLDYQEDFQAQVDMNFVITSSGRFVEVQGTAEEEPFTAEELDALRDLAMKGCADLTSLQQRALEA, encoded by the coding sequence ATGTTGAATTTTGAACGTTCTTACGAACGCACCCCCGACCAATTACGCCCCGTCATTTTCGAGAGGGGCTTTACCCGTTACGCGGAAGGTTCCGTCCTTGTTTCCTTTGGCGAGACCCGTGTTTTATGCAATGCCTCCGTTGAAGAGAATGTGCCCCCGTTCATGCGTGGTGAAGGGCGCGGCTGGGTAACCGCCGAATACAGTATGCTGCCGCGCGCCACTCAGACGCGCAGTCCTAGGGAGGCGGCACGGGGCAAGATCGGCGGTCGAACCCACGAAATCCAACGGTTGATCGGTCGTTCTCTGCGTGCGGTGGTTGATCTGGAGGGACTGGGCGAACGGACCATCAAGATCGACTGCGATGTATTGCAGGCCGACGGCGGCACCCGGACCGCTTCCATCACCGGTGCTTATGTCGCCCTGCACGATGCCTTGTCCGGATTGCTGGAGAAGGGCCTGATCGAGCGCATGCCCATTATAGAAAGCGTTGCGGCCGTCAGTGTCGGGGTGGTGGTGGGCGTGCCGCTGCTCGATCTCGATTACCAGGAGGATTTTCAGGCCCAGGTCGACATGAACTTTGTGATCACCAGTTCCGGACGTTTCGTTGAAGTGCAGGGGACTGCGGAAGAGGAACCCTTTACGGCAGAGGAGTTAGATGCTCTGCGGGATCTGGCGATGAAGGGCTGTGCAGATCTGACCTCCCTGCAGCAGCGGGCCCTGGAGGCATAA
- a CDS encoding DHH family phosphoesterase translates to MALDLTHSREFSEQFISWAQGKGRVLIVTHDNPDPDSLASATALRHLLLVKNGQDAVITFGGMIGRGENRQMVRELEIKSSPIHSLDLNHFNVVCMVDTQPGTGNNSCPEDQPVHLVIDHHPVRENSRCCRWVDIREDYGASATILHEYLLAQKISMSTKLATALFYAIKSETQDLGREWCRADRESYLQLIPLVNNRILFNIVQSKVPLEYFRVFNKAISNARIFEGVLVFNLFEISHPEIVAEMADFLMRAEEIDVVLGLGIYKNSGVLSFRTQSQEINAGEVMRHVVEGFGTAGGHGMIAGGQVPDLPADPDALRDLEERLTQRLLERLQRSPNHCETLVGFQSIPSPSNI, encoded by the coding sequence ATGGCCCTCGACCTGACACACTCTCGGGAATTTTCTGAACAGTTTATCAGTTGGGCCCAGGGAAAAGGGCGGGTGCTGATTGTCACCCATGATAATCCCGATCCCGATTCTCTGGCCTCCGCAACCGCTCTGCGCCACCTGCTTCTGGTCAAGAACGGACAGGACGCGGTGATCACCTTCGGCGGCATGATCGGGCGAGGGGAGAACCGCCAGATGGTCAGGGAACTGGAAATCAAGAGTTCCCCTATTCATTCCCTGGATCTCAATCATTTCAACGTGGTGTGCATGGTCGATACTCAGCCCGGCACCGGCAACAACTCCTGTCCCGAGGATCAGCCGGTTCATCTGGTCATCGATCATCACCCGGTCCGGGAGAACAGCCGCTGCTGCCGGTGGGTCGACATTCGCGAGGATTACGGCGCCTCCGCGACCATCCTGCATGAATACCTTCTCGCCCAGAAAATATCCATGAGCACAAAGCTGGCGACGGCGCTGTTTTATGCTATCAAATCCGAAACCCAGGACCTGGGTCGCGAGTGGTGCCGGGCTGACCGGGAGAGTTATCTGCAGCTGATTCCGCTGGTCAACAACCGGATTCTGTTCAATATCGTTCAATCCAAGGTTCCCCTGGAATATTTTCGTGTATTCAATAAAGCCATCAGCAATGCTCGCATATTCGAAGGTGTCCTGGTGTTCAACCTGTTTGAAATAAGCCATCCTGAAATTGTCGCCGAAATGGCCGATTTCCTGATGCGTGCCGAAGAAATTGATGTGGTGCTGGGCCTGGGAATTTACAAAAACAGCGGCGTCCTCTCCTTTCGTACCCAGTCTCAGGAGATCAACGCCGGGGAAGTGATGCGCCATGTGGTCGAAGGTTTCGGTACCGCCGGCGGTCACGGCATGATTGCGGGGGGGCAGGTGCCGGATCTGCCCGCCGACCCGGATGCTTTAAGAGATCTGGAAGAACGTCTGACGCAACGCCTTCTGGAGCGTTTGCAGCGCTCTCCCAACCATTGTGAAACATTGGTGGGATTTCAATCCATCCCCAGCCCGAGTAACATCTGA
- a CDS encoding nucleoside recognition domain-containing protein produces the protein MIELFLDSLLAACRLGLKLVLIIVPLVTIFELARYLSFFRRVGQGVEPLMKGMGLSRSAAAPLFTGIFLGIAYGAGIIIRVARQNNLSRREVFLVGLFLATCHAVIEDTLIFVVIGGDFWVMLGVRLVLAVFLTALLAWLWPKPDQAAPAGHSDDRAVP, from the coding sequence ATGATTGAGCTGTTTCTCGATAGTCTGCTGGCGGCCTGCCGACTGGGGCTGAAGCTTGTTCTCATCATCGTTCCGTTGGTCACGATTTTCGAGTTGGCGCGTTACCTGTCGTTTTTCCGGCGGGTGGGGCAGGGGGTCGAGCCGCTGATGAAGGGCATGGGTCTCTCTCGGAGTGCAGCTGCACCTTTGTTCACCGGGATTTTCCTCGGCATCGCCTATGGGGCCGGCATTATCATTCGCGTTGCGCGACAGAACAATCTTTCGCGGCGGGAGGTTTTTCTGGTCGGGTTATTTCTGGCAACCTGTCACGCCGTGATCGAGGATACTTTGATATTTGTCGTGATCGGGGGGGATTTCTGGGTCATGCTGGGGGTTCGTCTTGTGCTCGCCGTGTTTTTGACGGCGCTGCTGGCCTGGCTGTGGCCCAAGCCTGATCAGGCGGCCCCCGCAGGACACTCAGACGACAGGGCGGTGCCATGA
- a CDS encoding UDP-2,3-diacylglucosamine diphosphatase codes for MTRDIFLADAHLLSPGTKNYQQLLTFLESQRGRMRTLYILGDLFEFWVGYRHLVFTPYIPILEKLRSLHRDGTQIVYVEGNHDFHLGPFFRDNLDCLILPDGGTVEIDGKRVFLCHGDLINDRDRGYLLWRRLLRSAPIKASMALLPGDLTWRVALWASRMSQKGNAAKSKRSLPLELLEKFARDRLAQGCDIVITGHFHQAFRRDLDQGLLLGLGDWITRFSYAVHENGHFELKTYSA; via the coding sequence ATGACGCGCGATATCTTCCTGGCTGACGCCCACCTGCTCTCCCCTGGCACCAAAAACTATCAGCAGCTGCTGACGTTTCTGGAATCGCAGCGCGGCCGGATGCGCACTCTTTATATTCTCGGCGACCTTTTTGAATTCTGGGTGGGCTACCGCCACCTGGTGTTCACCCCCTACATACCGATACTCGAAAAACTCAGGTCATTGCATCGTGACGGTACGCAGATCGTTTACGTCGAAGGAAATCACGACTTTCATCTCGGCCCCTTTTTCAGAGACAACCTGGATTGTCTGATCCTGCCGGACGGCGGAACGGTCGAAATCGACGGCAAACGGGTTTTTCTCTGTCACGGGGATCTGATCAACGACCGGGACCGGGGATACCTGCTGTGGCGCAGACTGTTGCGCAGCGCGCCAATCAAGGCGTCTATGGCGCTACTGCCCGGGGACCTGACCTGGCGTGTTGCGTTATGGGCCAGTCGCATGAGCCAGAAAGGCAACGCGGCCAAAAGCAAACGCAGCCTGCCCCTCGAGTTGCTGGAGAAATTCGCCCGCGACCGCCTTGCCCAGGGGTGCGACATCGTCATTACCGGACATTTCCACCAAGCCTTCCGGCGCGATCTGGATCAGGGTCTGCTCCTGGGACTCGGCGACTGGATCACCCGGTTTTCCTACGCGGTGCATGAAAACGGCCACTTTGAACTCAAAACCTACTCAGCCTGA
- a CDS encoding transposase family protein — translation MGKASRRANREEIKAKARQRKRAQKELGRKQEEEGLKRASHATIANRKSGYKSVEEEGLARNEAAWEQLKVFRGQLPVLLRRLSAIPDPRTAKKTKHKLSVLLMLGILSFVLQMASSREVTREMSRPMLWENLKALFPELEETPHHDTLKRVLSQIEVDQIASVQLELIRKWIRNKKFSRYLVNNCYPVAVDGTQKMARGWLWDEECLQRTFNRGQSAEQTQYYVYVLQANLAFSGGMSIPLMSEFLCHTQGDSHRSKQDCELKAFYRLAARLKEAFPALRIMLLLDGLYANGPVMELCRRNKWQYMIVLKDDALPSTVKEFQALARLEPKNRHFQTWGGRQQRFRWANRIEYSFGANGRKREIVNVVECLESWQEIGNQGCDVVEKTSRHLWLSSEPLDRWNLHERCNLGARSRWGVETGFLVEKHHGYQYEHCFSHDWNAMKGFHYLMQLGHMFNIMARYSEKIARIIRETGVRGLIRLVRETIASPWLNQAWIREQIAAPFQLRLT, via the coding sequence ATGGGCAAAGCGAGCCGCCGTGCGAACCGCGAAGAGATCAAGGCGAAGGCAAGGCAGAGAAAACGCGCGCAGAAGGAACTCGGACGCAAGCAGGAAGAAGAGGGGTTGAAGAGGGCCTCCCACGCCACGATCGCCAACCGCAAGAGCGGCTATAAAAGCGTGGAGGAGGAGGGTCTTGCCCGCAACGAGGCGGCCTGGGAGCAGCTCAAGGTGTTTCGCGGCCAGTTGCCGGTGCTTTTGAGGCGATTGTCGGCGATACCGGATCCGAGAACCGCGAAGAAGACCAAGCACAAGCTATCCGTGCTGCTGATGTTGGGAATTCTGTCGTTCGTGCTGCAGATGGCATCCTCGCGGGAGGTGACCAGGGAAATGAGCCGTCCGATGCTCTGGGAGAACCTGAAGGCCCTGTTTCCCGAACTCGAAGAGACCCCCCACCATGACACCCTCAAGAGGGTATTGTCACAAATCGAGGTGGACCAGATCGCGTCGGTACAGCTGGAATTGATCCGGAAGTGGATACGAAACAAGAAGTTTTCCCGATACTTGGTCAATAATTGCTATCCCGTTGCGGTAGACGGTACGCAGAAGATGGCGCGCGGCTGGCTTTGGGACGAAGAATGCCTGCAACGCACGTTCAATAGAGGGCAGAGCGCGGAGCAGACGCAGTACTACGTCTATGTCCTGCAGGCGAATCTCGCCTTTTCCGGCGGGATGAGCATTCCCTTGATGAGCGAGTTCCTGTGCCATACGCAAGGAGATTCGCACAGGAGCAAGCAGGACTGCGAGCTGAAAGCTTTTTATCGATTGGCTGCGAGGCTCAAAGAGGCGTTTCCGGCGCTGCGGATCATGTTGTTGCTGGACGGGCTCTATGCGAACGGGCCAGTCATGGAGCTGTGCCGCCGGAACAAATGGCAGTACATGATCGTGCTGAAGGATGACGCCTTGCCGAGCACGGTGAAGGAATTTCAGGCCCTGGCACGGCTTGAGCCGAAGAACCGGCATTTTCAAACCTGGGGCGGCAGGCAGCAGCGTTTCAGATGGGCAAACAGGATAGAGTACAGCTTCGGGGCGAACGGCAGGAAGCGGGAGATCGTAAACGTCGTCGAATGTCTGGAGAGCTGGCAAGAGATTGGCAACCAGGGGTGCGACGTGGTGGAAAAGACCAGCCGGCACCTCTGGCTATCGAGTGAGCCCCTCGACCGATGGAACCTCCACGAGCGGTGCAATCTGGGCGCACGCTCGCGCTGGGGGGTCGAAACAGGCTTCCTGGTAGAGAAGCACCACGGCTACCAATACGAGCACTGTTTTAGCCATGATTGGAACGCGATGAAGGGTTTCCATTATCTGATGCAATTGGGGCACATGTTCAACATCATGGCGAGGTATTCGGAAAAGATCGCCAGAATCATTCGGGAGACCGGGGTGCGGGGATTGATCCGCTTGGTACGCGAAACGATAGCGAGTCCGTGGCTCAATCAGGCGTGGATCCGCGAGCAGATTGCTGCCCCTTTCCAGTTACGGCTGACATAA
- a CDS encoding XTP/dITP diphosphatase: MTSTLVVATRNSGKLREIRHLLSDVGIEVVGLDAFETIGEIVEDGDSFAANARKKAQVVAQATGQPALADDSGLEVEALGGKPGIFSARFAGPDATDADNNSRLLEKLKTVAAPRRATFRCVMAHCIPSGECNLFEGRLDGLILEQGRGAGGFGYDPLFLVPEYGKTLAELAMETKNRLSHRGQALRKVVEFLRK; encoded by the coding sequence ATGACTTCGACACTGGTGGTTGCCACCCGAAATTCCGGCAAGCTTCGCGAAATCAGACATCTCTTGTCCGATGTGGGGATTGAGGTCGTGGGGCTCGACGCCTTTGAAACCATCGGGGAGATTGTCGAGGACGGCGACAGTTTCGCCGCCAATGCGCGAAAAAAAGCCCAGGTCGTTGCGCAGGCGACCGGACAGCCTGCCCTGGCGGATGATTCAGGGCTCGAGGTCGAAGCCCTGGGCGGGAAGCCTGGAATCTTTTCGGCTCGTTTTGCCGGGCCTGACGCCACCGATGCCGATAACAACAGCAGGTTGCTGGAAAAATTAAAGACCGTCGCCGCGCCGCGCAGGGCGACCTTTCGCTGCGTCATGGCCCATTGCATCCCTTCGGGGGAGTGCAACCTGTTTGAGGGCAGACTCGACGGCCTGATTCTCGAACAGGGACGGGGCGCGGGCGGTTTCGGCTATGATCCCCTCTTTCTGGTTCCGGAATACGGCAAAACACTCGCTGAGCTTGCCATGGAAACGAAAAACCGCCTCAGCCATCGCGGTCAGGCTTTGAGAAAAGTCGTCGAATTTCTTCGGAAATAA
- a CDS encoding nucleoside recognition domain-containing protein, whose product MTEESIPDVATRLKTGLSDGWRTSLKLTKWVVPIYLVVDLLKQTPVLDRMGAVFAPLMTTFGLPGETAFAFVAAFTLNLYAAIAILVPLELTSWQITQCGLMMGIAHNLLVEGGVLSSTGARGGLLTLCRLLLAACCGWLMYLVRVLSA is encoded by the coding sequence GTGACAGAAGAATCCATCCCCGATGTGGCGACCCGCCTGAAAACCGGTTTGAGTGACGGATGGCGCACCAGCCTGAAACTGACCAAATGGGTCGTGCCCATTTACCTGGTGGTCGATCTGCTGAAACAGACCCCCGTTCTTGATCGGATGGGGGCCGTTTTTGCTCCCCTGATGACGACCTTCGGCCTGCCGGGAGAAACGGCCTTTGCCTTTGTCGCTGCTTTTACTCTCAATCTGTATGCGGCGATTGCCATTCTGGTTCCCCTTGAGTTGACCTCATGGCAGATTACGCAGTGTGGCCTGATGATGGGGATCGCTCATAATCTTCTGGTCGAAGGGGGTGTTTTAAGCAGCACCGGCGCACGCGGCGGCCTGCTGACCCTGTGTCGACTCCTCTTGGCTGCGTGCTGCGGCTGGCTGATGTACCTGGTTCGGGTTCTGTCGGCATGA
- a CDS encoding TIGR00725 family protein: protein MSVRKLMIGVIGAGEASEQARQWAYEIGRLIAWRDAVLVCGGMGGVMEEACRGCIEAGGQTIGILPGDQADQGNPWVSLPVVTDLGHARNVIIAHTARALVAVEGEYGTLSEIAIALKLGRPVTALGGWRDIPGVMPAVTPRGAVSWIFDRLGRKDS, encoded by the coding sequence ATGTCGGTACGGAAACTTATGATCGGAGTGATCGGAGCCGGTGAGGCCTCTGAGCAGGCCCGGCAGTGGGCCTATGAAATCGGGCGCCTGATCGCCTGGCGCGATGCGGTTCTGGTGTGTGGCGGAATGGGTGGAGTGATGGAAGAAGCCTGCCGCGGCTGCATCGAAGCCGGCGGCCAGACGATAGGCATTCTACCCGGCGACCAGGCCGATCAGGGCAACCCCTGGGTCAGCCTCCCGGTCGTGACCGATCTGGGCCACGCCCGCAATGTCATTATTGCCCATACCGCCCGTGCCCTGGTGGCGGTGGAGGGCGAATACGGCACCCTCTCCGAGATCGCCATCGCATTGAAGCTGGGCCGACCGGTAACCGCCCTGGGAGGCTGGCGCGATATCCCCGGCGTGATGCCTGCCGTCACCCCGCGCGGCGCCGTAAGCTGGATCTTCGACCGCCTCGGTCGGAAGGATTCCTGA
- a CDS encoding Druantia anti-phage system protein DruA: protein MRDERKQLVHCGRTIGPEEVEAIQETVSTCSGLSRFELAFTICEHLDWRTASGSLKRDACLKLLEKLEQQGLLKLPRKRTIAPGAGLKKQPKPTRRTEATTAVKGSVAEIGPVRLAGADSKDAADLWNEYVSRYHYLGYTPPIGCFQRYFIESERGLLGCLLFCGAAKSLQERDRFIGWSKDERLRNLGFVINNSRFLVFPWVQVKNLASHTLGKAARRIGDDWHKRWGYRPLLLETFVDPELYAGTCYLAANWQYLGMTTGQGLARRGKSYSTTPKKIFVKPLAGDFRGALCS from the coding sequence ATGAGAGACGAGAGGAAGCAACTGGTTCACTGCGGGAGAACCATCGGACCTGAAGAAGTGGAGGCGATTCAGGAAACGGTTTCGACATGTTCAGGATTGAGCCGATTCGAACTGGCATTTACCATTTGTGAGCACCTGGATTGGCGCACCGCTTCGGGGAGTTTGAAGAGGGATGCCTGCCTGAAGCTACTGGAGAAGCTCGAACAGCAGGGATTGCTGAAGCTTCCGCGGAAGCGGACCATCGCCCCGGGAGCGGGGCTGAAGAAGCAGCCGAAGCCGACGCGCAGAACGGAGGCGACCACGGCGGTAAAAGGCAGCGTCGCAGAGATCGGACCGGTTCGGCTGGCAGGGGCGGACAGCAAGGATGCGGCCGATCTATGGAACGAGTATGTGAGCCGCTATCACTACCTGGGGTACACGCCTCCCATCGGCTGTTTCCAACGCTACTTCATCGAGAGCGAGAGGGGGCTTTTGGGGTGTCTGCTGTTTTGCGGCGCGGCGAAGTCGTTGCAGGAGCGGGATCGCTTTATCGGCTGGAGCAAGGATGAGCGACTGAGGAACCTGGGGTTCGTCATCAACAACAGCCGTTTTCTGGTGTTTCCCTGGGTACAGGTGAAAAACCTGGCAAGCCACACCTTAGGGAAGGCGGCAAGGCGCATCGGGGACGATTGGCACAAACGTTGGGGATATCGGCCGCTGCTGTTGGAAACGTTCGTGGACCCTGAGCTTTATGCAGGGACCTGTTATCTGGCAGCGAACTGGCAGTACCTGGGGATGACGACCGGCCAAGGTCTGGCGCGCAGGGGAAAGAGCTACAGCACGACCCCCAAGAAGATCTTCGTGAAGCCGCTTGCGGGAGATTTCCGCGGCGCGCTTTGCTCGTAG
- a CDS encoding tetratricopeptide repeat protein, with the protein MNEEFDDLEDFFDQEGFDDRLELAQMSLDQGDSEEALELVEEFLEDHPFDVEALNICAVAATNLQDEVKAMAIYRKALRLDPKNGAIHHNYGVLLDRLGRHREALDHLRKALNFQPDFPEAYVNLGNVLDELGETPEALKMYDEALKRRPDSADAYFNKGHALNRMGRYAEAEECFRAALGMEPNDPACLNGRAFSLAGLGRDEEAVACYNRAIGRERGNPNYFFNRGLSLVRLGRFEEALFDFETALEAEPSFFEALLEKGNVLMELQRFDEAREILEEAAQREPLSAEPPFYLALLLERQGNREAALGALEESLRIDPDSIHTLNNKGSVLMDLGRLDEAMTCFDAILERTDVYPLAHYNRACIFARMGRTADAVRALSRASRLEPHFLSDAQIDADFDPIREKPSFKKLVCAQAGESTGQLTS; encoded by the coding sequence ATGAACGAAGAATTTGACGACCTTGAAGATTTTTTTGACCAGGAAGGATTCGATGACCGTCTGGAGCTGGCCCAGATGTCTCTGGATCAGGGGGATAGTGAAGAGGCCCTTGAGCTGGTCGAGGAGTTTCTTGAGGATCACCCCTTCGATGTCGAAGCCTTGAATATCTGCGCCGTTGCCGCGACCAACCTGCAGGATGAGGTCAAGGCGATGGCGATTTACCGCAAAGCGCTGCGGCTCGATCCGAAAAACGGAGCCATTCATCACAACTACGGGGTGCTGCTCGATCGCCTCGGACGTCATCGCGAGGCGCTGGATCATCTGCGTAAGGCGTTGAATTTTCAGCCTGATTTTCCTGAAGCTTATGTCAACCTCGGCAATGTTCTGGATGAACTGGGGGAGACGCCGGAAGCCCTGAAAATGTATGACGAGGCCCTGAAACGCCGCCCTGATTCCGCAGATGCGTATTTCAACAAGGGGCATGCTCTCAATCGCATGGGGCGCTACGCCGAGGCCGAGGAATGCTTCCGGGCCGCTTTGGGCATGGAGCCCAATGACCCTGCCTGCCTCAATGGACGTGCTTTTTCCCTGGCCGGCCTGGGGCGCGATGAGGAGGCGGTTGCCTGTTACAACCGTGCCATCGGGCGCGAGCGCGGTAATCCCAACTATTTTTTCAACCGGGGACTGTCCCTGGTGCGCCTCGGGCGTTTTGAAGAGGCTCTCTTCGATTTTGAGACCGCCCTGGAAGCAGAACCCTCCTTTTTCGAAGCTCTCCTCGAAAAAGGCAATGTCCTCATGGAACTGCAGCGTTTCGATGAGGCGCGTGAAATACTCGAAGAGGCGGCACAGCGCGAACCTCTCAGCGCCGAGCCTCCCTTTTACCTGGCACTGCTGCTCGAACGTCAGGGCAATCGCGAAGCGGCTCTTGGTGCGCTAGAGGAAAGCCTGCGGATCGATCCGGACTCAATTCATACCCTCAACAACAAAGGCAGCGTTCTGATGGATCTCGGCCGCCTTGATGAAGCGATGACCTGCTTTGATGCTATCCTTGAACGCACCGATGTCTATCCTCTGGCCCACTATAACCGCGCCTGCATTTTTGCCCGTATGGGACGGACTGCTGATGCGGTCAGGGCTCTGTCCAGGGCCTCGCGCCTGGAACCGCATTTTCTGAGCGACGCACAGATCGATGCCGATTTCGACCCCATTCGAGAGAAACCATCTTTCAAAAAACTGGTGTGCGCCCAAGCCGGTGAATCCACAGGACAGCTGACGTCATGA